In one Nodosilinea sp. FACHB-141 genomic region, the following are encoded:
- a CDS encoding glycerophosphodiester phosphodiesterase family protein, with amino-acid sequence MNLDTTQGAELTGFASLPADTFAEGPAAGGNDGTGAPVTGNGRTGPFNGQPIQGFSGVQFAPGSDGSTFWFLSDNGFGAKTNSADYLLRLYQADPSLAGSEGGDGSVDIQGFVQLSDPNNLIPFDIVNGETTERFLTGADFDVESFVIDGNGEIWIGDEFGPYLLHFDAAGVLLDAPIATPNIKPLSTLNGEAPLVIGHRGASGELPEHTLEAYSLAIARGADFIEPDLVATKDGVLIARHEPILGGTTDVASRPEFADRKRTGVIDGVTYENEFFASDFTLEEIKTLRAIMPQGYRTDAFDGVFQIPTFEEVINLVKQVEADTGKTIGIYPETKHPTYHDDLGLSLEEPLLATLEATGFTDPSRVFIQSFEVSNLKELNTKTDIPLVQLLDAYDVALDGSLIYEDVNARPYDFAVAGDTRTYGDLQTTEGLAEIAAYADGIGPWKRMIVSVEGVDANGDGAADDVNGDGAVNDADKTTTAPSTLIPDAHDAGLFVHAYTFRNEGRFLAADYQGNPNKEYEQFINLGVDGYFTDFPGTGDLVRDQITSDFVRSPQNPEVLATTEFDTLTGGAPIVIGHRGASGERPEHTLEAYKLAIAQGADFIEPDLVVTKDGVLIARHEPMLGVVALNPDGTIQLDASGNPVLNTTDTSTDVYLRAEFADRLTVKNLDGVLRGGWFAEDFTLAEVKQLNAIERIPAIRGTEFNNDGLKVPTLAEVIDLVQEVEAETGRKIGIYPETKHPTFFEQQGFNTSEILVETLVAEGFTDPSRVYIQSFEVANLKALNDTIMPAAEIDILLVQLFGGSGQPYDFVVAGDARTYTDLSTPAGLAEIAEYAAGIGPNKQRIVPLSTVDADGNSQPDDLNGDGSISDGDRVTGTPTTLIQDAHDAGLLVHLYTLRNESFFLPDSYEGDPINEYKQFIELGVDGFFTDFPGTGFTARSIFIEEPAVANLNRSQGFEGMAFSPDRTTLYPMLEGTVVGDPAGSLRIYEFDVASSSFEGVAGLYQLESTSHAIGDFTPINANEFLVIERDNNQGEAAEFKKIFKVDLSQLNSEGFVKKEELVDLLNISDPNDLNGDGSTTFDFPFQTIEDVLVLDADTILVANDNNYPFSVGRPPGIDNNEIIELQLDQPLNLDPRLGVAGLAGDAVTELVDLTGFDGDVAVNVTLSREATYDNVLKFYETDARGAVDGLLPGEAGYEAAVAANLLDADGLTLDNLSVVDQSILLVGGTYYAPALLIQGNPENLVTIDDAALGQSRIERNGNVWSFEDLTDFDFNDLIVTVNSAEAVA; translated from the coding sequence ATGAATTTAGATACAACCCAGGGTGCAGAGCTGACTGGCTTTGCCTCACTGCCCGCTGACACCTTTGCCGAAGGCCCTGCCGCTGGCGGCAACGATGGCACTGGCGCACCCGTCACCGGCAATGGTCGCACTGGCCCCTTCAATGGTCAGCCTATTCAAGGCTTCAGCGGCGTTCAGTTTGCTCCCGGTAGCGATGGCTCGACCTTTTGGTTTCTGTCGGACAATGGTTTTGGTGCTAAGACCAACAGTGCTGACTACCTGCTGCGGCTGTACCAGGCTGATCCGAGCCTGGCTGGTTCAGAAGGTGGGGATGGCAGTGTCGATATTCAGGGCTTTGTGCAGCTCAGCGACCCCAACAACCTGATTCCCTTTGACATTGTGAATGGGGAGACGACAGAGCGTTTTCTCACTGGCGCTGACTTTGATGTGGAATCGTTTGTCATTGACGGCAACGGTGAAATCTGGATTGGCGATGAATTTGGCCCTTACCTGCTGCACTTTGACGCCGCCGGTGTGCTGCTAGATGCGCCCATTGCTACTCCCAATATCAAACCTTTGAGCACTCTCAACGGCGAGGCCCCACTGGTGATTGGCCACCGGGGTGCGAGTGGTGAATTGCCAGAGCACACGCTAGAGGCCTACAGTCTGGCGATCGCCCGTGGGGCCGACTTCATCGAGCCCGACCTGGTAGCCACCAAAGACGGCGTGTTGATCGCTCGCCACGAGCCCATTTTGGGAGGCACCACCGATGTCGCTAGCCGCCCCGAGTTCGCTGATCGCAAGCGCACGGGTGTGATCGATGGCGTCACCTACGAAAACGAGTTCTTTGCCTCCGACTTCACCCTTGAAGAAATCAAGACCCTGCGCGCCATCATGCCCCAGGGCTACCGCACCGATGCGTTTGATGGCGTATTCCAAATCCCAACCTTTGAAGAGGTGATCAACCTGGTTAAGCAGGTTGAGGCCGATACGGGCAAGACGATCGGTATCTATCCTGAAACCAAGCACCCCACCTACCACGACGACCTCGGTCTGTCGCTGGAAGAACCCCTGTTGGCCACCCTGGAGGCTACGGGCTTCACTGACCCCAGCCGTGTCTTTATTCAATCCTTTGAAGTGTCTAACCTGAAGGAACTGAATACCAAGACCGACATTCCGCTGGTGCAGTTGCTGGATGCCTACGATGTGGCGCTGGATGGCTCGCTCATTTACGAGGATGTCAACGCACGTCCCTACGACTTTGCGGTGGCTGGCGACACCCGCACCTACGGCGATCTGCAAACGACAGAAGGATTGGCCGAAATTGCCGCCTACGCCGACGGCATTGGCCCCTGGAAGCGAATGATTGTTTCCGTCGAAGGTGTTGATGCCAATGGCGACGGGGCGGCTGACGATGTGAACGGCGATGGCGCAGTCAACGACGCCGACAAAACGACCACTGCCCCATCCACGCTGATTCCCGATGCCCACGATGCGGGCCTGTTTGTCCACGCCTATACCTTCCGCAATGAGGGGCGGTTCTTGGCGGCCGACTATCAAGGCAACCCCAACAAAGAGTATGAGCAGTTCATCAACCTAGGGGTGGATGGCTACTTCACCGACTTCCCTGGCACGGGGGATTTGGTGCGTGATCAAATCACCAGTGACTTTGTCCGCTCTCCCCAGAACCCTGAAGTTCTCGCCACCACAGAGTTCGATACGCTGACTGGCGGTGCTCCCATTGTGATTGGGCACCGAGGGGCATCCGGTGAGCGGCCTGAGCATACCCTAGAGGCCTACAAGCTGGCGATCGCCCAAGGGGCAGACTTCATCGAGCCCGACTTGGTAGTGACTAAAGACGGCGTGCTGATCGCTCGCCACGAGCCCATGTTAGGGGTGGTGGCGCTGAACCCTGATGGCACCATTCAGCTGGATGCCAGCGGTAACCCCGTGCTCAACACCACCGACACCAGCACCGATGTTTACCTCCGGGCTGAGTTTGCCGATCGCCTGACGGTGAAAAACCTGGACGGCGTTCTGCGGGGCGGCTGGTTTGCCGAAGACTTTACCCTGGCAGAGGTCAAGCAGCTCAACGCCATTGAGCGGATTCCGGCTATCCGGGGTACTGAATTCAACAACGACGGCCTGAAGGTGCCCACCCTAGCGGAGGTGATTGACCTGGTGCAAGAGGTCGAGGCGGAAACCGGACGCAAAATCGGCATCTATCCCGAAACCAAGCACCCCACCTTCTTTGAGCAGCAGGGCTTCAACACCAGCGAAATCTTGGTGGAAACCCTGGTGGCGGAGGGCTTCACTGACCCCAGCCGAGTTTATATTCAGTCCTTTGAGGTGGCGAACCTGAAGGCGCTGAACGACACCATCATGCCCGCCGCCGAGATCGACATTCTGCTGGTGCAGCTGTTTGGTGGTTCAGGTCAGCCCTACGACTTTGTGGTCGCTGGCGACGCTCGCACCTACACCGACCTGTCTACTCCTGCAGGGCTGGCCGAAATTGCTGAGTATGCTGCCGGCATTGGTCCCAACAAACAGCGCATTGTGCCTCTGAGCACGGTGGATGCTGATGGCAACAGTCAGCCCGATGACCTCAATGGCGATGGGTCGATCAGTGATGGCGATCGCGTCACCGGCACCCCTACCACCCTGATTCAAGACGCCCATGATGCTGGGTTATTGGTTCACCTCTATACGCTGCGCAATGAGAGCTTCTTCTTGCCCGACAGCTATGAGGGTGACCCCATTAATGAATATAAGCAGTTCATCGAGCTAGGGGTAGACGGCTTCTTTACCGATTTCCCTGGCACCGGCTTTACCGCCCGCAGCATCTTCATTGAAGAGCCGGCAGTGGCAAACCTCAATCGCTCCCAGGGTTTTGAGGGCATGGCCTTTAGCCCCGATCGCACCACCCTCTACCCGATGCTGGAGGGCACCGTCGTCGGTGACCCCGCTGGCTCGTTGCGCATCTACGAATTTGATGTGGCTAGCAGTTCCTTTGAGGGAGTGGCAGGTCTGTATCAGCTGGAGTCGACTAGCCATGCGATCGGCGACTTCACTCCCATCAACGCCAACGAGTTTCTCGTAATTGAGCGCGATAACAACCAGGGTGAGGCCGCCGAGTTCAAGAAGATCTTCAAAGTTGACCTGTCTCAGCTCAACAGCGAGGGCTTTGTCAAAAAAGAAGAGCTGGTCGATCTGCTGAACATCAGCGATCCCAACGATCTCAACGGCGACGGCAGCACCACCTTTGACTTCCCCTTTCAAACGATTGAGGATGTTTTGGTGCTCGATGCCGACACCATCCTGGTGGCCAACGATAACAACTACCCCTTCTCGGTGGGCCGTCCACCGGGGATTGACAACAACGAAATTATCGAACTTCAGCTCGATCAGCCTTTAAACCTCGACCCTCGTTTGGGCGTCGCTGGATTGGCTGGAGACGCTGTCACTGAGCTAGTTGACCTGACCGGGTTTGATGGCGATGTGGCCGTGAATGTTACTCTGAGCCGCGAAGCAACCTACGACAACGTCCTGAAATTCTATGAGACCGATGCTCGGGGCGCTGTGGATGGGCTTTTACCCGGTGAAGCTGGTTATGAAGCAGCGGTTGCGGCTAACCTGCTCGATGCAGACGGCTTAACCCTCGACAATCTCAGCGTTGTCGATCAATCCATCCTGCTGGTGGGTGGCACTTACTACGCGCCAGCGCTATTGATTCAGGGCAACCCTGAGAACCTGGTCACGATCGACGATGCGGCCCTGGGGCAGTCTCGCATTGAGCGCAACGGGAACGTTTGGAGCTTCGAAGATCTCACCGACTTCGACTTCAACGACCTAATCGTCACCGTCAACTCGGCTGAGGCCGTTGCTTAA
- a CDS encoding alkaline phosphatase has protein sequence MANNHVIFIHPDGASPSHYAAARFADLGPDGRLNWDNLDYAGVYLGHMEDQLGGTSNAGAVTHATGAKVYAESFGLEQNGSEITPLSGNTGKTIVEEAIDAGKVTALVQSGAIFEPGTAAFVAETGNVEVDGRTVVPRSQTAEIAKQVIESGVDFILAGGEVTLLPVGTDGFHGTAAEYDAIASDSVRRPSENLIELAESLGYTVVYTRDELYALLEQSATPQKVLGVFAPVHTFNDRPEEVLAEGGLPLYLETAPTLAEMLEVTQQLMEAHPNFENGSIAIVEEEGSDNFGNNNNAAGTIEGVRRADAAIGVAQDFLSRYENTLIITAADSDAGGLQVTDVDPAEPVGTINNNPTLDDRPVPLDGVGGVGTLPFVAAPDADGDVFDFAVGWAGTPDFSGSIVSKAEGLNADKLPATIDNTGIYELMYETLFDVELESRIPDQTKVAPAPTAETGNVIFIHPDGTSPSHYMALRNIDQGPDGRLNWDKMSNAGVYLGHMENQLTGTSNAGAVTHANGVKVFNESFGLEEDNSVVVPASGNVGKTILEEAIEAGKATALIQSGQMAEPGTAAFAAATTNRDGDDIRARDKYAEIIEQTIRSGTNVILGGGELYMLPVGTTGFHVTTEIDAAETRPERRPETNLIELAESLGYTVVYTEDQMNEVVNGDNPPEKLLGVFAADATFDATTEEDLGLNTDSPLPLYVATAPTVAEMLDATLKLVSNDPDGFFVVLEEEGTDNFANSNNAAGTIEAVRRADAAIGVAMDYVDNVDPNTLVVTAADSDAGGLQVFQFAPYTRPSGNPISGPALGGEETEVPFIYANPTTEAGTPVFLDGATGSTGSVELPWDSFAATDSIDGPMGNFGVAWVGTPDFPGSIVSKAYGLNADLLPSTLDNTFIYEMMYRTLFGDEAFEPPVAELVDLTGIDGDVVVDITVTREATFDNVLRFYETDAQGRVDGLGAGDAGYEEAVVANLLDAELFVDNLVTDNVTLTLPGGTYYAPVLLVDGDINDLATIGESRIQRNGNVWGFEDLFDNDFNDLVITINSAEPVAA, from the coding sequence ATGGCCAACAACCACGTTATCTTCATTCACCCTGATGGAGCTAGCCCATCTCACTACGCCGCGGCGCGATTTGCCGATCTAGGCCCCGATGGTCGCCTTAATTGGGACAACCTGGACTATGCCGGGGTCTACCTAGGGCATATGGAAGACCAGCTGGGCGGCACCTCCAATGCGGGTGCTGTCACCCACGCCACTGGGGCTAAGGTGTATGCCGAATCCTTTGGTCTAGAGCAAAATGGCTCGGAGATTACGCCGCTCTCGGGCAACACGGGCAAAACCATCGTTGAGGAGGCGATCGACGCAGGCAAGGTCACCGCGCTAGTGCAGTCTGGGGCGATTTTTGAACCGGGTACGGCCGCCTTTGTGGCTGAGACCGGCAATGTTGAAGTCGATGGTAGAACGGTTGTGCCTCGCAGCCAAACCGCTGAAATCGCCAAGCAGGTGATTGAGTCTGGGGTGGACTTTATCTTGGCTGGGGGCGAAGTCACGCTGCTGCCGGTGGGCACTGACGGCTTTCATGGTACCGCTGCGGAATACGACGCGATCGCCAGCGACTCCGTCCGTCGCCCCTCTGAAAACTTAATTGAGCTGGCTGAGTCCCTAGGCTACACCGTGGTTTATACCCGCGATGAGCTCTATGCCCTGCTAGAGCAGTCGGCAACGCCTCAAAAGGTGCTGGGGGTTTTCGCGCCCGTTCACACCTTTAACGATCGCCCCGAAGAAGTGCTGGCTGAAGGTGGTTTGCCCCTCTACCTAGAGACGGCGCCCACGCTGGCCGAAATGCTAGAGGTCACCCAGCAGCTGATGGAGGCCCATCCCAACTTTGAGAATGGCTCGATCGCGATCGTCGAAGAAGAAGGCTCCGATAACTTTGGCAACAACAACAACGCCGCTGGCACCATTGAGGGGGTGCGGCGGGCCGATGCCGCGATCGGCGTTGCTCAAGACTTTCTCAGCCGCTATGAAAACACCCTGATCATCACTGCTGCCGACAGCGATGCCGGTGGGTTACAGGTCACTGACGTGGACCCCGCTGAGCCCGTAGGCACCATCAACAACAACCCCACCCTCGACGACCGGCCGGTACCCCTCGACGGCGTGGGCGGCGTGGGCACCTTGCCCTTTGTGGCTGCTCCTGATGCCGATGGCGACGTCTTTGACTTCGCGGTGGGCTGGGCCGGTACCCCTGACTTCTCGGGCTCTATCGTCTCCAAGGCCGAAGGTCTCAACGCCGACAAGCTACCCGCCACCATCGACAACACCGGCATCTACGAGTTGATGTATGAAACTCTGTTCGATGTAGAACTTGAGTCTCGCATCCCTGACCAAACTAAGGTGGCGCCTGCTCCCACCGCTGAGACTGGCAACGTCATCTTCATTCACCCCGATGGCACCAGCCCCTCCCACTACATGGCGCTGCGCAACATCGACCAGGGGCCAGATGGTCGCCTCAACTGGGACAAGATGTCTAACGCCGGGGTCTACCTGGGCCACATGGAAAACCAGCTGACCGGCACCTCCAATGCCGGGGCCGTCACCCACGCCAACGGGGTCAAGGTCTTCAACGAGTCCTTTGGTTTAGAAGAAGACAACTCCGTTGTGGTACCGGCTTCTGGCAACGTGGGCAAAACCATTCTGGAGGAGGCGATCGAGGCGGGCAAAGCTACCGCGCTGATTCAGTCGGGTCAGATGGCCGAACCGGGCACCGCCGCCTTTGCCGCCGCCACCACCAACCGCGACGGCGATGACATCCGCGCCCGCGACAAGTATGCCGAAATCATCGAGCAGACCATTCGCTCTGGCACCAATGTCATTCTGGGCGGGGGTGAGCTGTACATGCTGCCCGTCGGTACCACTGGCTTCCACGTCACCACCGAAATCGATGCTGCTGAAACTCGGCCCGAGCGTCGCCCTGAGACCAACCTGATCGAACTGGCAGAATCCCTCGGCTACACCGTGGTCTACACAGAAGATCAAATGAATGAGGTCGTTAATGGCGACAACCCTCCCGAAAAGCTGCTGGGTGTCTTTGCCGCTGATGCTACCTTTGACGCCACCACCGAAGAGGATTTAGGGCTAAATACAGATTCTCCCCTGCCCCTCTACGTGGCGACCGCTCCCACCGTTGCCGAAATGCTGGATGCCACTCTCAAGCTGGTGTCTAACGATCCCGATGGCTTCTTTGTGGTGCTGGAGGAAGAGGGCACCGACAACTTTGCCAACAGCAACAATGCAGCAGGCACGATCGAAGCCGTGCGTCGGGCCGATGCCGCCATTGGTGTCGCCATGGACTACGTCGATAACGTTGACCCCAACACCCTGGTAGTCACCGCTGCCGATAGCGATGCCGGCGGTCTACAGGTGTTCCAATTTGCTCCCTACACTCGCCCCTCGGGTAACCCCATCTCAGGACCGGCTCTGGGTGGAGAAGAAACTGAGGTACCGTTCATCTACGCCAACCCCACTACCGAAGCAGGTACCCCTGTCTTTCTCGACGGCGCTACCGGCAGCACCGGCAGTGTGGAGCTCCCCTGGGATTCGTTTGCGGCTACCGACAGCATCGATGGCCCCATGGGCAACTTCGGTGTGGCCTGGGTGGGCACCCCCGACTTCCCTGGCAGCATCGTGTCTAAAGCCTATGGTCTCAATGCCGACCTGCTGCCTTCTACCTTAGACAACACTTTCATCTACGAGATGATGTACCGCACGTTGTTTGGGGATGAGGCGTTTGAGCCGCCTGTGGCTGAGCTGGTTGACCTGACCGGTATCGATGGCGATGTCGTCGTTGATATTACCGTGACCCGCGAGGCGACCTTCGATAACGTGCTGAGGTTCTATGAAACCGACGCCCAGGGGCGCGTGGATGGTCTTGGGGCCGGAGATGCTGGTTACGAGGAGGCCGTTGTCGCCAACCTGCTCGATGCCGAGCTGTTTGTCGACAACTTGGTGACTGACAATGTCACCCTGACCCTGCCCGGTGGCACTTACTACGCCCCTGTGCTGCTGGTGGATGGTGACATCAATGACCTAGCTACGATCGGTGAGTCCCGCATCCAGCGCAACGGCAACGTTTGGGGCTTTGAAGATCTGTTTGACAATGACTTTAACGACTTGGTTATTACGATTAACTCGGCTGAGCCCGTTGCGGCTTAG
- a CDS encoding pentapeptide repeat-containing protein, translating to MVSRSSLCRIVVATLMVLTLCLSWVGPAQATSYDRQNLRKTDWSNQDLRDNNYTRADMADADMSHANLRGVRLFDTTLARANMEGADMTGATLDGARFFQANLTNAILEGAYAFGTDFREAIIDGADFTDVLLDPKVNKMLCDVAKGTNPVTKRNTRDTLYCP from the coding sequence ATGGTTAGTCGATCCAGCCTGTGTCGGATAGTTGTAGCCACGCTGATGGTGCTAACCCTTTGCCTCAGCTGGGTGGGCCCGGCCCAGGCCACCAGCTACGATCGCCAAAACCTGAGAAAGACCGACTGGTCTAACCAAGACCTGCGCGACAACAACTACACCCGCGCCGACATGGCCGACGCCGACATGAGCCACGCCAACCTGCGCGGGGTTCGCCTGTTTGACACCACCCTGGCCCGCGCCAACATGGAAGGAGCCGATATGACCGGAGCAACCCTAGATGGGGCTCGTTTCTTTCAGGCCAACCTCACCAACGCCATTCTGGAAGGGGCCTACGCCTTTGGCACCGACTTTCGCGAGGCCATTATTGATGGAGCCGACTTTACCGATGTGCTCCTCGACCCCAAGGTCAACAAAATGCTCTGCGATGTGGCCAAGGGCACCAATCCAGTCACAAAGCGCAACACCCGCGATACCCTCTACTGCCCCTAG
- the cysS gene encoding cysteine--tRNA ligase: MSIVLYNTLTRKKEPFETLEQGRVKMYCCGVTVYDHSHLGHARCYVAWDTVRRYLLWRGYAVHYVQNFTDIDDKILNRAKSEESSMQTVAERYTQAYLEDIARLNVVEADEYTYATQTLDGIQRLIGELEQKGYAYPANGDVYYSVRKFEGYGKLSGRNLDDMQAGASGRVAAEDSIKQDPFDFALWKSAKEGEPFWESPWGPGRPGWHIECSAMIRDRLGDTIDIHVGGSDLVFPHHENEIAQSEAATGHPLSRYWMHNGMVNVGGEKMSKSLGNFTTIRDLLDAPNAPDPMAVRLFLLQGSYRKPVDFTDEAIAAAQTSWGTLLDGLLFGYQYGAKLGWVDVEDSAFGDPAAMRIDRESDPVQTFQAAMDDDFNTAGGLAVLFDLAKDLRRAGNLITHTGEADTASDVLRQQWQTLVCLAQVLGLEAQPGVEASTEGGLSDAEVEALLTQRREARAAKDFAEGDRIRDLLQAEGITLIDKPGGVTEWHR; the protein is encoded by the coding sequence ATGAGCATTGTTCTCTACAACACCCTGACTCGTAAGAAGGAACCCTTTGAAACCCTGGAGCAGGGCCGGGTGAAGATGTACTGCTGCGGCGTCACGGTGTATGACCATTCGCACCTGGGCCATGCCCGCTGCTACGTGGCTTGGGATACGGTGCGACGCTACCTGCTGTGGCGGGGCTACGCCGTCCACTATGTGCAAAACTTTACTGACATTGACGACAAAATTCTCAACCGCGCTAAGTCAGAAGAGTCTTCTATGCAGACGGTGGCGGAGCGCTATACCCAGGCATACCTGGAGGATATTGCCCGCCTCAACGTGGTGGAGGCCGACGAATACACCTACGCCACCCAAACCCTCGACGGCATTCAGCGGCTGATTGGTGAGCTAGAGCAGAAGGGCTACGCCTACCCCGCCAACGGCGATGTGTATTATTCAGTGCGCAAATTTGAGGGCTATGGCAAGCTCTCGGGCCGCAATCTCGACGATATGCAGGCCGGAGCCAGCGGTCGGGTCGCCGCCGAAGACTCGATCAAGCAAGACCCCTTCGATTTTGCCCTGTGGAAAAGCGCCAAAGAAGGTGAACCTTTTTGGGAGTCGCCTTGGGGGCCCGGACGACCGGGCTGGCACATTGAGTGCTCGGCAATGATTCGCGATCGCCTCGGCGACACCATCGACATCCATGTGGGCGGCAGCGATCTGGTGTTTCCCCACCACGAGAACGAGATCGCTCAGTCGGAGGCGGCTACTGGCCATCCACTGTCGCGCTACTGGATGCACAACGGCATGGTGAACGTGGGCGGCGAGAAAATGTCGAAATCCCTCGGCAACTTCACTACCATTCGAGATTTACTGGATGCGCCCAACGCCCCTGACCCCATGGCGGTGCGGCTGTTTTTGCTCCAGGGCAGCTACCGCAAACCGGTAGATTTTACCGATGAGGCGATCGCCGCCGCCCAAACCAGTTGGGGCACGCTCCTGGACGGGCTGCTGTTTGGCTACCAGTATGGGGCCAAGCTTGGCTGGGTCGATGTTGAAGACTCCGCCTTTGGTGACCCAGCAGCCATGCGCATTGACCGGGAGAGTGATCCGGTACAAACCTTCCAAGCCGCGATGGACGATGACTTCAACACCGCTGGGGGACTGGCGGTGCTGTTTGACCTGGCCAAAGACCTGCGCCGCGCGGGAAATCTGATCACCCACACGGGCGAAGCCGACACCGCTAGCGATGTTCTCCGCCAGCAGTGGCAAACCCTGGTGTGCCTAGCTCAGGTGCTGGGGTTAGAAGCTCAGCCTGGGGTCGAAGCATCCACTGAGGGCGGACTGTCGGATGCCGAGGTTGAGGCGCTGCTGACCCAGCGGCGCGAGGCCAGAGCCGCGAAAGACTTTGCCGAGGGCGATCGCATCCGCGACCTACTTCAAGCCGAGGGCATTACTTTGATCGACAAGCCGGGCGGCGTCACCGAGTGGCATCGCTAG